A window from Sceloporus undulatus isolate JIND9_A2432 ecotype Alabama chromosome 8, SceUnd_v1.1, whole genome shotgun sequence encodes these proteins:
- the PSMG3 gene encoding LOW QUALITY PROTEIN: proteasome assembly chaperone 3 (The sequence of the model RefSeq protein was modified relative to this genomic sequence to represent the inferred CDS: deleted 1 base in 1 codon) has translation MHKVAKPEPGALRHGCQVPPGFEAGAEELIRGVPTQVVCTDFGNTLLVVVVTQYGKMGTFVLVEPNVVADNVSSPLLTTTQSSGKDEPLVHICAKHLVTSVSQEAGNKPVLLAMALKDKSMEGVRMLQEMIRQCQVW, from the exons ATGCACAAAGTAGCAAAGCCGGAGCCTGGAG CTCTCCGCCATGGCTGCCAAGTCCCTCCTGGCTTCGAAGCAGGCGCTGAAGAGCTGATCCGGGGCGTCCCGACGCAGGTGGTGTGCACCGATTTTGGGAACACACTCCTGGTGGTGGTAGTGACCCAGTACGGCAAGATGGGGACCTTCGTTCTCGTCGAGCCCAACGTGGTGGCAGACAACGTCAGCAGCCCTTTGCTCACCACCACACAGTCCTCC GGCAAAGACGAG CCTCTCGTCCACATTTGTGCCAAACATCTCGTGACCTCGGTGTCTCAAGAAGCCGGGAATAAGCCCGTTCTCTTAGCCATGGCTTTGAAGGATAAAAGCATGGAGGGGGTCCGAATGCTCCAGGAGATGATCCGCCAATGCCAAGTGTGGTGA